From the uncultured Methanobrevibacter sp. genome, the window AATACATTCTTTGAGGATACTCAAATTTTAAAAAATGTAAATATGGATGTTCCAAAGAATTCAGTTACTGCACTTATTGGACCGTCTGGATGCGGTAAATCTACATTTATCAGAACAATTAATCGTATGAATGATTTGATTCCTACATTTAGCCATGATGGAAATATCTTTTTAGATGGTGTAGATGTTTATGATGATTCTGTAGATGTTGTTGATTTAAGAAAAAAAGTAGGTATGGTTTTTCAAAAGCCGAATCCATTTCCAAAATCTATATTTGATAATGTTGCATATGGATTAAGAATTCATGGTGAAGAAGATGAAGATTATATTGCGCAAGTAGTTGAAAAAAGTTTAAAATCAGCAGCTATTTGGGATGAAGTTAAAGATAAATTAGACAAGTCTGCTATGGGTTTATCTGGAGGTCAACAACAAAGATTGTGTATTGCCCGTACAATCGCAGTTAGTCCGGAAGTAATATTGATGGATGAACCTTGTTCTGCATTAGATCCAATTTCCACATTAAAAATTGAGAATTTAATTCATGAACTTAAGGAAAAATACACTATTGTCATGGTTACACATAATATGCAACAAGCTACGAGAGTATCTAAATATACTTCTTTCTTCTTAAATGGAGAAATAATTGAAAGTGGATTAACTGATCAAATATTTGTAAATCCAAAAGAAGAAAAAACAGAAGAATATATTACTGGAAGATTTGGTTAAGGTGATTTTAATGGAAAATAATGAGTATCCTACTTATGTATTTGAAGAAAGAATGGAATCAATCAAAAAGAATCTTAGAAACTATTGTAATGAAACATTAAATTTACATAGAAAAGCAACTTCTTTGTTGACTAATTTTGATGAAGAAATAGTGGTAGATGTTGTTGAAAAATCTAAAGAATTAGATATTTCGGGACATGAAATTGAAAGAAGTTGTATTAGATTCATAGCAATGGAACAACCATTAGCTTCTGATTTAATGTATATTGAATCATCTATTAGGGTCATATCTCATGTAAAAAGAATAGCTTATTTATGTAAAAACATTGCAGAATCTGCAGCTACTATTGAAGGAATTGAAATCCCAGATAAAATAATTGGGGATTTAGAGTATATGGCAGATTATGTTCAAATCATGTTAACTAGAGGTTTTGGATCTTTTTGTAATC encodes:
- the pstB gene encoding phosphate ABC transporter ATP-binding protein PstB, which translates into the protein MKLEVRNLNTFFEDTQILKNVNMDVPKNSVTALIGPSGCGKSTFIRTINRMNDLIPTFSHDGNIFLDGVDVYDDSVDVVDLRKKVGMVFQKPNPFPKSIFDNVAYGLRIHGEEDEDYIAQVVEKSLKSAAIWDEVKDKLDKSAMGLSGGQQQRLCIARTIAVSPEVILMDEPCSALDPISTLKIENLIHELKEKYTIVMVTHNMQQATRVSKYTSFFLNGEIIESGLTDQIFVNPKEEKTEEYITGRFG
- a CDS encoding phosphate uptake regulator PhoU, whose translation is MENNEYPTYVFEERMESIKKNLRNYCNETLNLHRKATSLLTNFDEEIVVDVVEKSKELDISGHEIERSCIRFIAMEQPLASDLMYIESSIRVISHVKRIAYLCKNIAESAATIEGIEIPDKIIGDLEYMADYVQIMLTRGFGSFCNQDINVARELAVDDDKVDDLFDVILSQTTEILTGKTEYALEIVNIIFIARYLERIADRVVNIGERVIFINTHKRPHIEELKKEE